TGCCAGTGATCACAGTGGCGTTTTTTCCATCACCGATGATCATGATATTATATTTGTTCTTCCCCACCCTTACGTACTCCTCGTACACTCCTGCCATTACATAAATTACTGTTCTGCTTGAGCTTTTGTTTGCAACGGCATTAATGGCATCAGTAATTGTGGTGTAATTTCCGCTACCGTTTTTTGCCACCGTCAACACGTTTCCCGTCAAATTGACGCCGGCTGCGGTCTGAAGAAGCAATCTTCTGTCCTCACCAGACATCCACGAGAAGAAATCAATTTGACGGGCTTCAGATAACAGGCGCCGTCTGTTGACAGAAGTTTGTTGAGATTCCTTGGCTCTGATGAAAAGCTTCTCTACAATAGCCAGGGAATTACTCACGGCCACTGACGCATTTGCCACATAATCTGTGAAAGGTAGCAAATTGAGATCCATTTTCGCTTCATTGAGGCTTTCGAGGCAGGTGATCTGGTTCGTCAGGGCTGCACTCTGATAGCTCTGAATATCCACTGCATCTTTCCATTCCATAGAAGATTCTGTCAAGATTGACAGACTCTCCCTCAGGTAATCGACGGTAAGATCGTACAATTCGCGGCAGTCGTCGACGGCTTGGGTGTTTATGGACGATCTAGCAGAGTCACTGGAAATGGAGTCTCGAACTGTTTGGGTTTTAGGTATGCTTATGTTGAGGGCAATTTGAGTCATTTCTTTTCGACCTGCTCGTAAAGATCTCGGATTTTCAGAAAGACTTTTCTCGCAGGCTTTACGATCAGGAGCCAGCTCGCAGGCAGGTTTAATGGCGTTTGGTGGATTGGCTCCTCCATttgtagaaaagaaaagaaaaatcatcacAATCAAAAGAAGATTAAAGTTTGAAGCCATTTTGTCAAATCACAAAAGGAGTAGAATGCAGTGTATTGCTCGGCATAGACTGT
The nucleotide sequence above comes from Cryptomeria japonica chromosome 11, Sugi_1.0, whole genome shotgun sequence. Encoded proteins:
- the LOC131079356 gene encoding pectinesterase-like — encoded protein: MASNFNLLLIVMIFLFFSTNGGANPPNAIKPACELAPDRKACEKSLSENPRSLRAGRKEMTQIALNISIPKTQTVRDSISSDSARSSINTQAVDDCRELYDLTVDYLRESLSILTESSMEWKDAVDIQSYQSAALTNQITCLESLNEAKMDLNLLPFTDYVANASVAVSNSLAIVEKLFIRAKESQQTSVNRRRLLSEARQIDFFSWMSGEDRRLLLQTAAGVNLTGNVLTVAKNGSGNYTTITDAINAVANKSSSRTVIYVMAGVYEEYVRVGKNKYNIMIIGDGKNATVITGNRSVADGYTTFKSATFATVGKGFIARDLTIQNTAGPKKHQAVALRVGGDQSAFYRCSFKGYQDTLYSHSFCQFYRECDIYGTVDFIFGNSAVVFQNCTILARKPLKGQKNTITAQGRTDPNQNTGTSIHACNVTAAPDLVPVISSFHTYLGRPWKKYSRAVYMQSYLGSLIDPAGWLVWNGSFALSTLYFGEYENWGPGSNTSYRVKWPGYHVMNRIDALNFTVSNFVNGDTWLPATSIPYRGGLY